The Hymenobacter oligotrophus genome segment GGAAGGCACCGAGAACGAAAAAGCCCTCGACATCAACAAACTCCGCGACCAGACGGGCTACGTCACGCTGGATTCGGGCTACAAAAACACCGGCGCTACCAAAAGCGCTATTACCTTCCTCGACGGCGAAGAAGGCATTCTGCGCTACCGTGGCTACCCCATCGAGCAGCTGGCCGAGCAGTCGACGTTCATGGAAGTGGCTTACCTGCTGATCTACGGCAAGTTGCCGAGCGAGCAGGAACTCACCGACTTCAACAGCCAGATCATGCGCCACACCCTCGTACACGAGGACGTGCGCAAGATTTTCGACGGCTTCCCGTCGGGCGCGCACCCCATGGGCGTGCTTTCGTCGCTGGTGTCGGCCCTCACGGCCTTCTACCCCGAGTCGCTCGACCCGAACCAGAGCCAGGACGAGGTAAACCTGAACATCAAGCGCCTGATTGCCAAAATCTCGACGCTGGCGGCGTGGTCGTACAAGAACTCGGTGGGCCACCCCGTAAACTACCCCAAGAACAAGCTCGACTACGTGTCGAACTTCCTGCACATGATGTTCGCTTTCCCGACGGAGGACTACGAAGTCAACCCCGTGGTTACGAACGCCTTGAACAAGCTGCTAATCCTGCACGCCGACCACGAGCAAAACTGCTCGACCTCGACGGTGCGCATGGTGGGCTCGGCCAACGCCTCGCTGTACTCGTCGGTTTCGGCGGGCATCTGCGCCTTGTGGGGCCCGCTGCACGGCGGTGCCAACCAGGAGGTTATCGAAATGCTGGAAGCCATTCAGCAGGACGGCGGCAACACCCAGAAATGGGTTGACAAAGCCAAAGACCCGAACGACTCGTTCCGTCTGATGGGCTTCGGTCACCGCGTGTACAAAAACTTCGACCCGCGTGCCACCATTATCAAGAAGGCGGCCGACGAAGTGCTGGCAGCCCTAGGCCTCGAAGACAGCCCGCTGCTGAAGATTGCCAAGGAGCTGGAGCAAGCCGCCCTCACCGACGAGTACTTCATCAAGCGCAAGCTGTACCCGAACGTAGATTTCTACTCGGGCATCATCTACAAAGCCATCGGCATCCCGACGGAAATGTTCACGGTGATGTTTGCCATGGGCCGCCTCCCCGGCTGGATTGCCCAGTGGAAAGAAATGCGCGAGAACAAAGAGCCGATCGGCCGTCCGCGCCAGATTTACGTGGGCGAAAAAGAGCGTAACTACACCCCGCTAAACCAGCGCGGCTAAGTACTGCTAGCCCCAAAACAGAAACGCCAGCCCTGCCAGGCTGGCGTTTTTGCGTTTCGGCCGGTAGCGGTTAGCGGCTCGACGACGAGTTATCCATTGCCGTCATGTTCGCCTTGGTTTGGCGGTAGGCAACCATTTGGCGCGGCCACAGCACAGAGGCCATGTCCCACTCGTAGCGGTCCTGGAGTTCGGCCAGGGCCACGTCAAGCTGGGCTGGGTCGTTGGCGTATTTCTCTTTGAGGGTTTGCGTGGCCGAAAGCATATCGAGGTTCAGGCGACGCACCTTTACAAATTGGGCTTCGTTAAGCGGCACTTTGTCGGCCAATTGGCGCGTGAGCTTGGTGGCGCGGCCATGTAGCGTGTTGTTGTCGTCGGAGGCGCTGGCCACTTGGGCGAAGCACAGCGGCAATGCAAACGCGAGCAGGTAAACAAGCTTTTTCATAACGGTGGAGATGATCGGGTTGGGAAATGCTGGGTGAGGTCGGCGGGGTGGCTCCGCCCGTGAGCGAGGCGGAGCCCTCCTGCCTGGGTTACTGTTGGCTGATGGAACCTAGGGCGGTCATGGTTTCCTGGCTTTTCTGCATCGCCGTAAGCTGAGCCGGGCGAAGCATCAGGGCCAGCTCCATGTTGTAGCTTACTTGGGCTTCGGCCATGCGCACGTCCCGGATTTCGGGGTCGGCGGCAAAGCGTTCCTTCAAGTCGTCCATGGTGGCGAGCATGCGCAGGTTCAGCTGCTTCAGCTTGACGTACTGGCCCTCGTCGAGACGAATTTTACCGGCCATGGCCCGCGTAAGGGCCGTTGCGCGCGAATTCAGCCCATTAGGGGTTTCGTGCTCCGGATCAGAGGCCCGTACGGCCAGTTGAATTCCGAATGCCAGACCCGCGAGTAAAAGGAGCTTTTTCATGTGGAGTTGGTGAAGTGGGTTTGGTGACTGTTTAAAGAGAAGTGAGTGTAGCGTGTGTGCATGTACAAGGAGTTGATTTGAAAATTCGAGGATGAAAACAGCCGTCACGGATGAGTTTCGACCTGGCCCAAATGTAGATATAAATTTAAAATAAAAAAGAAAAATTATAACTATTCTCGCGTAAGCCTTGCACGTAAGAAGTACATTGGTCTCGTTATTAGATTATTATGCAGCCTTGGTACAATGCCCACTGCAAAGCACAATTGAGCGCGTAACAAACAAAAAAGCCAGCCCCGTTTGGAGCTAGCTTTGGTACTTAACCTAGAAAGTTGAGGATATTGACTACAGAATACTGAGCTCGATGCGGCGGTTTTGTTGCCGGTTTTCTTCGGATGTATTAGGCGCTAGCGGCTTGGTTTCGCCGAAACCCTTGAAACGAAGCCTGTCGGCCTTTACCCCGTGCTCTACCAGGTAGTTATACACCGATTTAGCGCGGTTTTTCGACAGCACGAGGTTGTCCGAGTCGGTACCCACGTCGTCGGTGTGACCCGATATTTCTACCTGAATGCTTGGGTATTGGCCCATGAATTTGATGAGGCGGTTGAGCTCCGTCTTCGAGTTGGGCTTTAAGGCGTACTGCTTGGTATCGAAAAACAGGTTGTTGAGCACAATGCTGCGCCCTGCCTTCACGGGCTCGAGGTAAATATCCAGCGTCAACGGGTCGAAGCTACGCTTGTCGGAGTAGTCGAAGTTCAGGCTTTTCATGAGGTACTTGTCGGCCACGGCGTACATGCCGTACTGGTGGCCCTCGTTCAGCACCACGGTGTAATCGCCCTCAACCGGGTCGCTGGTAACGGACTGCGTTAGCTCGTCGGTGCGCAGGTCGTATAGCTGCACATCGGCTTGCAACGGCTTTTTCGTGACGGCGTCGAACACCCGGCCCTGCGCGTACGTGCTCTGCTCCTGCGAGCGAACTTGCTTGGGTACCTCAAACCCGAACAGTTCCACGGGCCGGTCGCGCTCGGCTACCGCAGCCTCGGCCGGCCGCGTGCGCGAGCAAAACCCGCGGCGGTTATCCGAAGAGATAAAAAGCGAGGCCTCGTTTTCGTAGGTGTTCAGTGGGTACCCTAGGTTTTGGGGCTCCTGCCACTTGCCACCTACCAGGCTGCTCTTGTAAATATCAAGCCCGCCCATGCCCACGAGGCCGTTGGTGACATAGTACAACGTGGTACCGCTGGCATGAATGAAGGGCGCCATGTCCATGCCAGGCGTGTTGACGGGGGCTCCTAGGTTGCGGGCCAGGCTCCAGGTGCCGTCTTCTTGCAGGGTGGTGACGTAGATGTCCTCCTTGCCCTGCCCGCCACGCCGGTCCGATGTGAAGTACAGCGTACGCCCGTCGGCCGACAATGTGGGCTGCGAGTCCCAGTTGGCTGAGTTTACGTTGCGTCCTAGGTTGCGGGGCTTACTCCAGGCGTTGCCCGTGCGCCGCGAAATGTACAAGTCGCAATTGCCGATAGACCCCGGCCGGTCGCAGGAAGCAAAAACCAGCGTTTTGCCGTCGCCGGAAATCGTACCGGCACCTTCGTTGAATTGCGAATTGATAGAAGCCGAAATCAGCGCCGGCTCGCCAAAGGAGCCATCTTTTTCCAGCTTGCTCACCACTATGTCTTCGTCGGAGTCGGCCGTTTTGCGGGCCGTATACACGAAAAAGCGGTTGTCGGCCGTGACGGCGGGGAAATATTGAAACCGAAACGTATTGAGCGGAGCTCCGAGGCGCTCGGGCACCTGCCCCACGGGATTGGCCATGGAGCCAATGGCAAACTCGCAATTCTTGAGTTGAAGTTGAGCCCGGCCAATGTAGCGCTGCCCTTTAGGCGCCGCTTTCAGGTAATTCTCGTATGCCGATTTTGCTACCTGGTACTCGCCCAGCCCAATGGCCAGTTCGCCCAGGTTGAAGTAATCGTTCATACGGGCGGGCGTAAAAGCTAATTTCTCAACGCCTTCGCGGTAAGCTTCGTAGGCTGGGCGCGTTTCGCCCATGGCCTTATACAGCTGCCCCTTCAGCAAATACCCTTCCGCCAAGGAAGGAAACTTCTGGTTCAGGGTGGTGAGCGTTTCCAGTGCCTTGGCAAAGTCCCGGTCCTTGACTTGCTGCTGCGCTTTGTCCCACAAGCTGCGGGCTTTGGTATTGGCTATGGGTACCTGAGCTTGCGCGGCAGCTTGTTGCAGGGGCAGCAGGCTACCGGCAGCTACAACCGCAAGGGGTAGCAGCAAACGGCGCATGGGCAAGGTGGCTATGGAATATCGAGGTACTTGTGCGTTTGCAACGACACCTGCCATTGCGGGTGCTGCTTCACGTAATCGATGATAAGCGGGGTGACGATTGCAGCCTTGCTCCACTCGGGTTGCAAGTACAGGCGGCAGTTGGGGCCCACCATGGCAGCGTGTTGCTCGGCCCAGGCAAAGTCGCTTTTGTTGAACACCACCACCTTTAGCTCATGGGCGTGTTGCAACACCTCGGGCAGCGGCGCTTTGAATTTTTTGGGCGAAACGCAGATCCAGTCCCAGTTGCCGGAAAGCGGATGAGCACCGGAAGTTTCAATCCAGGTTTGGCAGCCGGCCGCGTGCAAAGCCTGCGTCAGGGGGCCTAGGTCGTGCATGAGCGGCTCGCCGCCGGTAATCACCACGTTGCGGCCAGGGTGCTGCTGTACCTCGGCTATCAAGCTTTCAATGCTAAAACGCGGGTGCGCCTCAGCGTCCCACGACTCCTTCACATCGCACCAGTGGCAGCCTACATCGCACCCACCCAGGCGAATAAAATAGGCCGCCCGACCGGCGTTGGCGCCTTCGCCCTGGATGGTATAAAACTGCTCCATCACGGGCAAGGCCAGCGCGGCCGGTGCCAGCGGGGCAGGCGACAAAACGGTAAGCTGCGGGTAAGTCAAAACGGTACGGTAAGCGCAAAAGAAATAAGTCGGGCCGCTGAGTAAACGGAAATCATCCTCTGCGGGATTATCTCGCCACCAAGCGGCCCAACATTAAAATTAAAACAAGCCAACGGCTTTGGCAATTCCCGGGCAGCCCGGGCCGAAGCTATTTTTGGTAAATTTCGCCTTTTGCGGCGCGCAGAGTGTTCAGCAGCAACATGGCAATCGTCATGGGGCCCACGCCCCCGGGTACGGGCGTAATGTAGCTGGCGTGCGGAGCCACCGAGGCAAATTCAACGTCGCCGCGCAGGGCCCAGCCGCTCTTCTTGCTGGTATCCTCAACCCGAGTAGTACCTACGTCAATCACCACTGCGCCCGGCTTCACCATGTCGGCCGTTACAAAGCCCGGCCGACCTAGGGCTGCCACCAAAATATCGGCCGTGCGGGTGATGCTCGGCAAATCCTGCGTGCGCGAGTGGCATAAAGTAACGGTGCAGTTACCAGGCTCCAAGTTCTTAGCCAGCAGTATGCTTACCGGAGTTCCTACAATGTTGGAGCGGCCAATTACCACGCAGTGCTTGCCATCGGTGGTTAGCTCGTACCGACGCAAAAGTTCTACTATGCCCGAGGGCGTAGCCGGCAGCAGGGCCGGCAGGCCCGCCACCATGCGGCCAATGTTCATCGGGTGAAACCCATCGACATCCTTCTCCGGCTTAATGGCCTCTATGACCTTATTGGGGTCGATGTGCTTCGGCAAAGGCAACTGCACGATAAACCCGTCGATTTGCGGGTCGTTGTTCAGGTCGTCTACGAGGCGCAGCAGTTCGGCCTCGGTAATGTCATCCTCGAACCGCAGCAGCGTAGAAGTAAACCCAACTGCCTCACAAGCCAGCACCTTGTTGCGTACGTAGGTTTCGGAGCCGCCGTCGTGGCCCACTAGCACAGCGGCCAAATGCGGCACCTTTTGGCCGGCAGCCTTAAGCTGTTCAACTTCGGTGGCAATTTCGCGCTTGATGTTTTCGGCGGTTTGCTTGCCGTCAATCAGCTTGTAGGTAATGGCGTCGGGGGCAGTGGTCATAGCTATATCTGTACTACCGGGTTTGGGTTAGGGGTTGGTTGTTGAGGGCAATGGCTTCGCGACCGGCTTTAAGGAGGGCTTGCTCCATTACCGGCCAATCGTCGCGCCAACGAAATTTCAGCTCTTGGCCACGGCGGATGCGCTCCAGTTGGGCTTCACTCGTACAGTTCTTGATCAGTGTGTTGTTCATGATGATGGGTTGGTCACACAGCGCTTTTGCAAGAAGTGTATGAAGTGAAAAAGGAAGAAAAAACGCGCCGCAAGTGCGGCGCGTTTTCGGTATTAATCAATCTTGAGGACTGCCAGGAAGGCTTCTTGCGGAATTTCCACGGAGCCCACTTGGCGCATCCGCTTCTTACCTTCCTTCTGCTTTTCGAGCAGCTTGCGCTTACGCGAAATGTCGCCGCCGTAACATTTGGCAATTACGTTTTTGCGCAAGGCTTTCACGGTTTCGCGGGCCACAATCTTCTGCCCGATGGCCGCCTGAATAGCAATTTCGAACATTTGGCGCGGCAGCAATTCCTTAAGCTTTTCGCAGAGGCGCTTGCCCCAGTCGTAGCTCTTGGAGCGGTGCACAATGGCCGACAGCGCGTCGACCTTCTCGCCGTTGAGCATCACGTCGAGCTTCACCATGTCGGACTGGCGGAAGCCGATCAGCTCGTAGTCGAGCGAGGCGTAACCGCGCGAAATGGTTTTAAGCTTGTCGAAGAAGTCGAACACGATTTCCGACAGCGGCAGCTCAAACGACAGCTCTACCCGCTCCGAAGTAAGGTACGACTGGCCTTTGATAATGCCGCGCTTTTCCATGCACAGCGTAATGATGGGCCCCACGAACTCGGCCGCCGTGATAATCTGCGCCTTGATGTAGGGCTCCTCGATGTGCTTGATGAGGTTGGGCTCGGGCATTTCGCTCGGGGCCGATACCATTTTCAGCTCGTCGCGGTTGCTGATGACCTTGAACTGCACCGAGGGCACGGTGGTAATCACCGTCATGTTGAACTCGCGCTCCAGGCGCTCCTGCACAATTTCCATGTGCAGCATACCTAGGAAACCGCAGCGGAAACCGAAGCCCAGCGCCGCGGAGGTTTCGGGCTCCCACACCAACGAGGCGTCGTTAAGCTGCAGCTTTTCCATGCAGGAGCGCAACTCTTCGTACTCGGTGGTATCAACGGGGTAAATGCCGGCGAATACCATGGGCTTTACGTCCTCGAAGCCCACAATCGCCTCTTGGGTTGGACGGGCTACGTGGGTGATGGTGTCGCCTACTTTTACTTCGCGAGCTTCCTTAATGCCCGAAATCAGGTAGCCTACATTGCCGGCCGACATTTCGCCGCGGGGCTCCTGGTTAAGCTTCAGCACCCCGATTTCGTCGGCGCCGTACTCCTTGCCCGTGGCCAGGAAGCGCAGCTTATCGCCCTTGCGCATGGTGCCGTTCTTGATGCGGAACAGCACTTCAATGCCGCGGTAGGAGTTGAAAACCGAGTCGAAAATAAGGGCCTGCAGGGGCGCTTCCGGGTCGCCCGAAGGGGCCGGAATGCGCTCTACAATGGCGTTCAGGATTTCCTCGATGCCGATGCCGGCCTTGCCCGAAGCGTGGATGATGTCCTCGTGCTTGCAGCCGATCAGGTCCACGATTTCATCGGAAACCTCCTCCGGCATGGCGTGGGGCAGGTCGATCTTGTTCAGCACCGGAATGATTTCCAGATCGGCCCCGATGGCGAGGTACAGGTTGGAAATGGTTTGGGCTTCGATGCCTTGCGAGGCGTCGACGATCAGCAGGGCGCCTTCGCAGGCGGCAATGGAGCGCGACACTTCGTAGCTGAAGTCGACGTGGCCGGGAGTATCAATTAGGTTGAGCGTATACATTTCCCCTTTGTAGGGGAATTGCATCTGGATGGCGTGGCTCTTGATGGTGATGCCCCGCTCCCGCTCCAGGTCCATGTTGTCGAGCAGCTGCGCCTGCATCTCGCGCTGACTCACCGTGCTGGTAAATTCCAGCAGGCGGTCGGCCAGCGTGCTTTTGCCGTGGTCGATGTGGGCGATGATGCAGAAATTGCGAATGTTCTTCACTCGGCTTTAAATAAGGCTTTATGCAACCGCGAAGGTAGCGCTTTGAGGCCGCAATTGCTACGGAATGCCCCAACTAGGCCCTGGGCTGCCTGAGGGCAACCGCGTGGTACGGGCCAGAGTTCCGCATAATTGCCGTGATGCAATATTCGGGTGCCAGGGTGCGCCGAAATGCAAAAATCCATTTCGCCTTACCGCACGCAACCTTTTGGCGTGCGCCGTCACTCTTGGCAAAAACATTCCGCTGTATGCTTGGCCGTTCGATTTTGTTTGCAACCCTCCTAGGTGCCGCCATGCCCGCGCAGGCCCAGCAACTCGGGGGCCGGGTAGTGGCCGCGGCGTCGGGCCATGGCGTGGCATTTGCCACTGTTGGCGTAAAAGGCAAAGCCGTGGGCACCACCACCGACGCGGCGGGTCATTTTGCCCTGAAAACCCCAGCCGACATTGCCGACGCCGATTCGGTTATAATCTCCTGCATTGGCTACCACTCGTGCCGTACCACTGTGCAGGCCTTGCGCAACCGCTCCCAAGCGTGGGAGTTGGCGCCGCTAACCCAGCCGTTGCCGGAGGTTCGGGTAAAGCACGGCCGCGTACGCCCCGCCACGTTGGGCGGCAAAATGGAAAGCGGCATGGCCCACTGGAGCACCGCCACCCGCGACATTGGCGCGCTGGCCGACGACGAGCGCGGCTGGGAAGTGGCCACCGTGCTACCGGTGCGGCGCAACAGCTACATCGACGGCTTTCATTTTTACCTCGAGCAAAACGAGTTTAAGCTCGTGCGCCTGCGCTTTATGCTTTACGAGGTAGTCGGCGGCAAACCCACCAAACCGCTCCTGACGCAGGACGTGCAGTTTACCGTGCCCAGCGCCCAAACCGGTTGGGCCAGTGTTGATTTGCGGCCCTACAACGTGCAGCTGCGCAAAGGCCAAACCGTAGCGGCCGGCATACAGTGGCTGCAGGGCGAAAAACTGACGCCCGCAAGCACCAAGTTTGGCGGGCCGGGCGCGTTTCCGTCGGCCCTACACCGGGCCGTGGTGCGCGACAAAAGCGAGGCCACGTGGCACTCCTTTCCCATCAATGCCAGCATGTATTTGGCCGTGCAGGAATACGAGTAGGCCCGCCCCACTATTTTTCGGCGCCGCCGCTTAGGGCCGCGCCCCGGCGGGTAACTTTGCCCTAGGTGGCGCCTGGCCTGCTTACGTGGCGGGCCAGGCGCCACCTAGGGCTTACACCAACCAAGCCAATGAATCTGAGGCTGCTTGCCACCTTATTCCTAGGTGTTTTACCGCTGATGGCCCAAGGGCAGCAAGAGCCTCTCGAAGGCCAGGTGTTAAACGCGCACACCGGCCTGCCCGTGCCGTTTGCCACCCTGGGCGTGCCGCGCCGCGGCCTTGGCACGGTGGCCGACGAGCAAGGCCGCTACCTGCTGCGCCTGCCCGCCGATTTTCGCGACACGGTGGTGGTTACTAGCGTAGGGTTTACCCGCGCGTTGTTACTGCCCGCCCAGCTTGCATCTGGCCAACGCGTGGTGCGGCTCGCGCCGCAAGAGCAAACCCTCGCGAACGTAGTAGTGGCGCACCGCCGGGTAAAGCCCGCTACCCTAGGTCGGAAAAGCGCCAAGGGCGACGTGCGGTGGGTGGCAGGCTCGAGCGGCAAGAACACCGTCGACGATGAATGGGGCTGGGAGCTTGGGGCGGTGCTGCACCCCGCCAAGCCCGCCGTGCTGGAGCAGTTTCACGTGTACCTGCACGACAACAATTACGAGCTGCTGCGCTTCCGCCTGAACCTGTACGCCTACGAACAAGGCAAACCCGGCAAAGCCCTGCTGCAGCAGGATGTACAGCTGAAAGTATGGCCCAAGCAAAAAGGGTGGCTTACGGTTGATCTGCGCTCCTACCACATCAACCTTGCGGCACAACCCGTAGCGGCTACCATTCAGTGGCTGCAAAGCGAAACCGCCGAACCGCAGAAGAAATACTTTTCGGTACCGGTAAAGCGCGAAGCCAAGCAGGTGATGCTGGAGCGCGAAAACAGCGAAGCCGCCTGGACGATTCATGCCTTGCAGCCCAGCCTGTACTTTGAGCTGCTGATGGAAGAGTAGCCCTACCCCGCTGCTATATCCAGCAAGCTCGCGTCGACATCTACAAATAGCGGCGGATGGTTTGCCCACGCGGCCGTCTCGTGCGCTACCGCTGCCGCGTAGCCGGGTGCCGCCGCAAACGAATGTACGGCCCAATTGCGCCCCGCAAAGCCGGGCGAAGGCGGCAAAACCTGCGCACCATCGAGGCTTGGCAGGTGGGGCCAATGTGCGTCGATGCCGGTACCAACGGCCTTCGCCAAGGCTTCTTTGCGCGTCCAGAGTTTGCCGAATGCCTCG includes the following:
- a CDS encoding carboxypeptidase-like regulatory domain-containing protein; this translates as MNLRLLATLFLGVLPLMAQGQQEPLEGQVLNAHTGLPVPFATLGVPRRGLGTVADEQGRYLLRLPADFRDTVVVTSVGFTRALLLPAQLASGQRVVRLAPQEQTLANVVVAHRRVKPATLGRKSAKGDVRWVAGSSGKNTVDDEWGWELGAVLHPAKPAVLEQFHVYLHDNNYELLRFRLNLYAYEQGKPGKALLQQDVQLKVWPKQKGWLTVDLRSYHINLAAQPVAATIQWLQSETAEPQKKYFSVPVKREAKQVMLERENSEAAWTIHALQPSLYFELLMEE
- a CDS encoding OmpA family protein; translation: MRRLLLPLAVVAAGSLLPLQQAAAQAQVPIANTKARSLWDKAQQQVKDRDFAKALETLTTLNQKFPSLAEGYLLKGQLYKAMGETRPAYEAYREGVEKLAFTPARMNDYFNLGELAIGLGEYQVAKSAYENYLKAAPKGQRYIGRAQLQLKNCEFAIGSMANPVGQVPERLGAPLNTFRFQYFPAVTADNRFFVYTARKTADSDEDIVVSKLEKDGSFGEPALISASINSQFNEGAGTISGDGKTLVFASCDRPGSIGNCDLYISRRTGNAWSKPRNLGRNVNSANWDSQPTLSADGRTLYFTSDRRGGQGKEDIYVTTLQEDGTWSLARNLGAPVNTPGMDMAPFIHASGTTLYYVTNGLVGMGGLDIYKSSLVGGKWQEPQNLGYPLNTYENEASLFISSDNRRGFCSRTRPAEAAVAERDRPVELFGFEVPKQVRSQEQSTYAQGRVFDAVTKKPLQADVQLYDLRTDELTQSVTSDPVEGDYTVVLNEGHQYGMYAVADKYLMKSLNFDYSDKRSFDPLTLDIYLEPVKAGRSIVLNNLFFDTKQYALKPNSKTELNRLIKFMGQYPSIQVEISGHTDDVGTDSDNLVLSKNRAKSVYNYLVEHGVKADRLRFKGFGETKPLAPNTSEENRQQNRRIELSIL
- the lepA gene encoding translation elongation factor 4; amino-acid sequence: MKNIRNFCIIAHIDHGKSTLADRLLEFTSTVSQREMQAQLLDNMDLERERGITIKSHAIQMQFPYKGEMYTLNLIDTPGHVDFSYEVSRSIAACEGALLIVDASQGIEAQTISNLYLAIGADLEIIPVLNKIDLPHAMPEEVSDEIVDLIGCKHEDIIHASGKAGIGIEEILNAIVERIPAPSGDPEAPLQALIFDSVFNSYRGIEVLFRIKNGTMRKGDKLRFLATGKEYGADEIGVLKLNQEPRGEMSAGNVGYLISGIKEAREVKVGDTITHVARPTQEAIVGFEDVKPMVFAGIYPVDTTEYEELRSCMEKLQLNDASLVWEPETSAALGFGFRCGFLGMLHMEIVQERLEREFNMTVITTVPSVQFKVISNRDELKMVSAPSEMPEPNLIKHIEEPYIKAQIITAAEFVGPIITLCMEKRGIIKGQSYLTSERVELSFELPLSEIVFDFFDKLKTISRGYASLDYELIGFRQSDMVKLDVMLNGEKVDALSAIVHRSKSYDWGKRLCEKLKELLPRQMFEIAIQAAIGQKIVARETVKALRKNVIAKCYGGDISRKRKLLEKQKEGKKRMRQVGSVEIPQEAFLAVLKID
- a CDS encoding citrate synthase codes for the protein MAETAEIILDGQTYQLPVVEGTENEKALDINKLRDQTGYVTLDSGYKNTGATKSAITFLDGEEGILRYRGYPIEQLAEQSTFMEVAYLLIYGKLPSEQELTDFNSQIMRHTLVHEDVRKIFDGFPSGAHPMGVLSSLVSALTAFYPESLDPNQSQDEVNLNIKRLIAKISTLAAWSYKNSVGHPVNYPKNKLDYVSNFLHMMFAFPTEDYEVNPVVTNALNKLLILHADHEQNCSTSTVRMVGSANASLYSSVSAGICALWGPLHGGANQEVIEMLEAIQQDGGNTQKWVDKAKDPNDSFRLMGFGHRVYKNFDPRATIIKKAADEVLAALGLEDSPLLKIAKELEQAALTDEYFIKRKLYPNVDFYSGIIYKAIGIPTEMFTVMFAMGRLPGWIAQWKEMRENKEPIGRPRQIYVGEKERNYTPLNQRG
- a CDS encoding bifunctional 5,10-methylenetetrahydrofolate dehydrogenase/5,10-methenyltetrahydrofolate cyclohydrolase, with amino-acid sequence MTTAPDAITYKLIDGKQTAENIKREIATEVEQLKAAGQKVPHLAAVLVGHDGGSETYVRNKVLACEAVGFTSTLLRFEDDITEAELLRLVDDLNNDPQIDGFIVQLPLPKHIDPNKVIEAIKPEKDVDGFHPMNIGRMVAGLPALLPATPSGIVELLRRYELTTDGKHCVVIGRSNIVGTPVSILLAKNLEPGNCTVTLCHSRTQDLPSITRTADILVAALGRPGFVTADMVKPGAVVIDVGTTRVEDTSKKSGWALRGDVEFASVAPHASYITPVPGGVGPMTIAMLLLNTLRAAKGEIYQK
- a CDS encoding 7-carboxy-7-deazaguanine synthase QueE, with translation MEQFYTIQGEGANAGRAAYFIRLGGCDVGCHWCDVKESWDAEAHPRFSIESLIAEVQQHPGRNVVITGGEPLMHDLGPLTQALHAAGCQTWIETSGAHPLSGNWDWICVSPKKFKAPLPEVLQHAHELKVVVFNKSDFAWAEQHAAMVGPNCRLYLQPEWSKAAIVTPLIIDYVKQHPQWQVSLQTHKYLDIP
- a CDS encoding carboxypeptidase-like regulatory domain-containing protein, whose amino-acid sequence is MLGRSILFATLLGAAMPAQAQQLGGRVVAAASGHGVAFATVGVKGKAVGTTTDAAGHFALKTPADIADADSVIISCIGYHSCRTTVQALRNRSQAWELAPLTQPLPEVRVKHGRVRPATLGGKMESGMAHWSTATRDIGALADDERGWEVATVLPVRRNSYIDGFHFYLEQNEFKLVRLRFMLYEVVGGKPTKPLLTQDVQFTVPSAQTGWASVDLRPYNVQLRKGQTVAAGIQWLQGEKLTPASTKFGGPGAFPSALHRAVVRDKSEATWHSFPINASMYLAVQEYE